The following proteins are encoded in a genomic region of Spirosoma sp. SC4-14:
- a CDS encoding NmrA family NAD(P)-binding protein has product MKTLVIGGTGTVGSQVVAELLRQQASVRVLVTSSDKAALLPEGVEAVAGNMNEPATLPNAFDGIETVFLLNRQSHTEAAQAQFAIASAKRAGVRKIVYQSIHNVRNAPHIPHFRPKITVENVLKQSGLAYVLVSPNNFFQNDFWFARAIGDYGIYPQPIGNIGLNRVDVRDIAEVAAKVMLSDAYNGLTIPLVGPHKLTGPDTAHILSEQLGQAVRYAGNDLESWATEAKKTTPEWLVEDWKTMYRFFQDEGLRASANDLHLLTEVLGRAPRSYADFVAEHTSVFAQPVAAV; this is encoded by the coding sequence ATGAAAACATTAGTAATTGGAGGCACCGGAACCGTTGGCAGCCAGGTGGTGGCTGAGTTGCTGCGCCAACAGGCATCTGTTCGGGTGTTGGTAACCTCTTCCGATAAAGCCGCTTTGTTGCCCGAAGGCGTCGAAGCTGTAGCTGGTAACATGAACGAACCCGCAACATTGCCCAACGCTTTCGATGGTATCGAAACCGTGTTTCTGCTGAATCGGCAAAGTCATACCGAAGCCGCGCAGGCACAGTTTGCCATCGCATCGGCCAAACGGGCTGGTGTGCGTAAAATCGTGTATCAGAGCATTCATAATGTGCGCAATGCTCCGCACATCCCTCACTTTCGGCCAAAAATTACCGTCGAAAACGTATTGAAGCAGTCAGGTCTGGCATATGTGCTGGTGAGCCCGAATAACTTTTTTCAGAATGATTTCTGGTTTGCCAGAGCCATTGGCGACTATGGCATTTACCCGCAACCCATTGGCAATATTGGCCTAAACCGGGTCGATGTGCGCGACATTGCCGAAGTAGCCGCCAAAGTGATGCTGAGTGACGCCTATAATGGTCTGACGATTCCGCTTGTGGGCCCACATAAACTAACCGGTCCCGATACAGCCCACATCCTGAGCGAACAACTGGGGCAAGCGGTTCGCTATGCCGGAAATGATCTGGAAAGCTGGGCTACAGAAGCGAAGAAAACAACGCCCGAATGGCTGGTAGAAGACTGGAAAACGATGTATCGGTTCTTTCAGGACGAAGGACTGCGTGCCTCAGCCAACGACCTTCACCTGCTGACCGAGGTGTTGGGCCGGGCGCCACGGAGCTACGCCGATTTTGTTGCCGAACACACTTCTGTATTTGCACAGCCAGTGGCAGCCGTCTAG
- a CDS encoding beta-N-acetylhexosaminidase translates to MKLLLTCLICGLLSFPLFAQTKYAILPKPVRLEERSGSFTIPAKLTIAVPANNADVRQIARLLADQLAKSTGYSPNITTGKAAKGISFVSAKGPELGAEGYKLTVSPKQIVIMAEQPAGFFYGVQSLMQLMPAAIFSPAKVDGVSWTVPACVVEDQPRYSYRGSMLDAGRNFMPVPFIKKYIDLLALHKMNTFHWHLTEDQGWRIEIKKYPKLTQISSIRPKSMIGRYSDNAYDNKPYGGFYTQDEVRDVVNYAQSRYVTVIPEIEMPGHSVAVLAAYPEFGSNPDKILEVASKWGVHDDVLFPREETFRFLEDVLTEVMDLFPSQYIHIGGDECPKTQWKQSRFCQDMIKKEGLKDEHELQSYFIRRIDKFISSKGRRLVGWDEILEGGLSPNATVMSWRGIKGGIAAARQNHDVIMTPNTYCYLDYYQADPKTQPIAIGGFLPLEKVYSFNPSVSDSLTTDQAKHVLGVQANIWTEYMPTTPYVEYMAFPRLIAVAETAWTPKEGKNFDDFKQRLDLHNKRLDYLKVNYFGAPINNSFPYQWPKK, encoded by the coding sequence ATGAAACTACTACTTACCTGTCTGATTTGCGGACTGCTCAGTTTCCCTCTGTTTGCGCAGACCAAGTATGCGATTTTGCCGAAGCCTGTACGGCTCGAAGAACGGAGTGGTTCGTTTACCATCCCGGCCAAACTAACCATCGCCGTTCCGGCCAATAACGCCGACGTGCGCCAGATTGCCCGGCTTCTGGCCGACCAGCTTGCCAAATCGACCGGCTATAGCCCTAACATTACGACCGGAAAAGCGGCCAAAGGTATTTCGTTTGTAAGCGCCAAAGGGCCAGAACTGGGTGCTGAAGGCTATAAGCTGACGGTTTCGCCCAAACAGATTGTGATCATGGCCGAACAGCCTGCTGGCTTTTTCTACGGCGTTCAGTCACTGATGCAACTTATGCCAGCGGCCATTTTCAGCCCTGCTAAAGTGGACGGGGTAAGCTGGACTGTTCCTGCCTGCGTGGTCGAAGACCAGCCGCGCTATAGCTACCGGGGTTCTATGCTCGATGCGGGGCGTAATTTTATGCCCGTTCCATTCATCAAAAAATACATCGACCTGCTGGCGCTCCACAAAATGAATACGTTTCACTGGCACCTGACCGAAGATCAGGGCTGGCGGATCGAAATCAAAAAGTACCCGAAACTCACGCAGATCAGTTCGATCCGTCCTAAATCGATGATCGGTCGATATAGCGACAACGCCTACGACAACAAACCTTATGGTGGTTTCTACACCCAGGACGAAGTTCGGGATGTGGTCAACTATGCCCAGTCGCGCTATGTTACGGTTATTCCCGAAATAGAAATGCCGGGGCATTCCGTTGCCGTACTGGCTGCTTACCCCGAGTTCGGCAGTAATCCCGATAAAATTCTGGAAGTAGCCAGCAAATGGGGCGTTCATGACGATGTGCTTTTCCCGCGCGAAGAAACGTTCCGGTTTCTGGAAGATGTGCTGACCGAAGTAATGGATCTGTTTCCGAGTCAGTACATTCATATTGGTGGCGACGAATGCCCTAAAACCCAATGGAAGCAGAGCCGTTTCTGCCAGGACATGATCAAAAAAGAAGGGCTGAAAGACGAGCATGAACTCCAGAGCTATTTTATCCGGCGCATCGATAAATTCATCAGCTCGAAAGGTCGGCGACTGGTTGGCTGGGACGAAATTCTGGAAGGCGGCCTTTCGCCCAATGCTACGGTTATGAGCTGGCGGGGCATCAAGGGTGGCATTGCAGCCGCCCGGCAGAATCACGACGTCATTATGACACCCAATACGTATTGCTATCTGGACTACTATCAGGCCGATCCGAAAACCCAGCCCATTGCTATTGGTGGTTTTCTACCCCTCGAAAAAGTCTATAGCTTTAATCCATCCGTATCCGACAGTCTGACAACCGACCAGGCAAAACACGTACTGGGTGTTCAGGCCAATATCTGGACTGAATACATGCCAACGACGCCTTATGTCGAATACATGGCTTTCCCACGATTGATTGCCGTGGCCGAAACAGCCTGGACACCGAAAGAAGGTAAGAACTTCGACGATTTCAAACAGCGACTGGACCTCCACAATAAACGGCTCGATTACCTGAAGGTCAACTATTTCGGAGCACCCATCAACAATTCATTCCCGTATCAGTGGCCTAAGAAGTGA
- a CDS encoding TIGR03364 family FAD-dependent oxidoreductase, with the protein MATYDLIVVGAGALGAFHAYHAAKAGQRVLLLEKDQYPIGATVRNFGQVVPSGLAGRWFEYGRRSLEIYRDIQSQTDLTVRANGTVYIASDSDEWVLANELYDRYQAIGYPCELLSKLQCLTKYPLLQPDYVVGGLFFPDELSVEPEQMIHRLIAFAQKKYGVDYRPGSVVVDCQSNYGGAILTLANKQRFQAGRVLICSGHEVRLLFPEQLADAGLVVSKLQMLLVEPVAGVTLPGNMLTGLTIRRYESFQECPSYASIPKPEHLAELQKWGIHILFKQAIDGSFIVGDSHEYADATKAEDLGFHTQDYINQLMLTEARRIVTFPLEVRKTWAGFYSQTKAEIFEYDVDENIRIITGIGGKGMSSGAGYAEASIREMGL; encoded by the coding sequence ATGGCTACATACGATCTGATTGTTGTGGGTGCGGGAGCGCTGGGGGCTTTTCATGCCTATCATGCTGCCAAAGCCGGACAACGGGTGCTTTTGCTCGAAAAAGACCAGTATCCAATTGGCGCAACTGTCCGAAATTTTGGGCAGGTAGTGCCGTCGGGCCTGGCCGGGCGGTGGTTCGAGTACGGTCGTCGGAGTCTGGAGATCTACCGCGATATTCAGAGCCAGACCGATCTGACAGTACGGGCTAATGGTACGGTTTATATTGCATCTGACTCCGACGAATGGGTGTTGGCCAACGAATTATATGACCGCTATCAGGCCATTGGCTACCCCTGCGAACTGCTGTCTAAACTGCAGTGCCTGACAAAATACCCATTGCTACAACCTGATTACGTGGTAGGAGGGCTGTTTTTTCCGGACGAACTGAGTGTAGAACCTGAGCAGATGATTCACCGGCTGATTGCCTTCGCTCAGAAAAAATACGGTGTCGACTACCGACCCGGGTCGGTAGTCGTCGATTGTCAGTCAAACTACGGTGGTGCTATTCTGACGTTGGCCAATAAGCAGCGGTTTCAGGCCGGTCGTGTGCTGATCTGTAGTGGACATGAGGTACGTTTGCTGTTTCCTGAACAGTTGGCCGATGCCGGATTGGTGGTTAGCAAATTGCAGATGCTTTTGGTTGAGCCCGTTGCCGGAGTGACCTTGCCCGGAAATATGTTGACGGGTCTTACCATCCGGCGCTACGAATCGTTTCAGGAGTGCCCGTCCTATGCAAGCATCCCAAAGCCTGAACACCTGGCCGAATTGCAGAAGTGGGGCATTCATATCCTGTTCAAACAGGCCATCGACGGATCATTTATTGTTGGCGACTCGCACGAATATGCCGACGCTACCAAAGCTGAAGACCTGGGCTTTCATACGCAGGACTACATCAATCAACTGATGCTGACCGAAGCCCGGCGGATTGTTACGTTTCCGCTGGAGGTTCGCAAAACCTGGGCTGGGTTCTACAGTCAGACGAAAGCTGAAATCTTCGAATACGACGTCGACGAAAATATCCGAATCATAACCGGCATCGGTGGCAAAGGCATGAGTTCCGGTGCCGGTTATGCCGAAGCCAGCATTCGGGAGATGGGTTTATAG
- a CDS encoding HAD family hydrolase, protein MQSIELVVFDMAGTTVTDHHEVERCFAEAAAETGLIASDERILAMQGLSKRYVFSTLWKEQLGEMHPDVPQHVDVSYAAFQRILENHYRTQGATPTEGCLETFAYLRERGIAIALTTGFYRTVTDIILEKLGWLEGLDNRRMGSADSIIQLSIASDEVERGRPYPYMIERAIQWLGISDSKAVVNIGDTPSDLLSGRAAGVALNLGVTNGTHSQEQLEAYPHDRLLGSLKELPALLGANELTVGA, encoded by the coding sequence ATGCAATCTATTGAATTAGTGGTTTTCGATATGGCCGGTACCACCGTGACCGACCACCATGAGGTAGAGCGATGCTTTGCCGAAGCAGCCGCCGAAACCGGCCTGATCGCGTCGGACGAGCGAATTCTGGCCATGCAGGGGCTTTCGAAGCGGTATGTGTTCAGTACCCTCTGGAAAGAACAACTGGGCGAAATGCATCCCGATGTGCCTCAGCATGTCGATGTGTCGTATGCCGCCTTTCAGCGCATTCTCGAAAATCATTACCGCACGCAGGGCGCTACGCCAACCGAAGGTTGTCTGGAAACTTTTGCCTATCTGCGCGAACGTGGTATTGCCATTGCGCTCACAACGGGTTTCTATCGGACGGTAACGGATATTATTCTGGAAAAACTTGGCTGGCTGGAAGGGCTCGATAACCGCCGGATGGGGTCGGCCGATAGCATTATTCAACTGTCTATCGCCAGCGATGAGGTCGAACGGGGGCGGCCGTATCCCTATATGATTGAACGAGCTATTCAGTGGCTGGGCATCAGCGATTCCAAAGCGGTTGTCAACATTGGCGATACGCCTTCCGATCTGTTGTCGGGTCGGGCCGCTGGTGTTGCCCTTAACCTCGGTGTTACCAATGGTACACATTCGCAGGAGCAACTGGAAGCCTATCCACACGACCGCCTGCTTGGCTCCCTGAAGGAATTGCCCGCTTTGCTGGGGGCCAATGAACTCACCGTAGGTGCATAA
- a CDS encoding response regulator encodes MNGLRILVVEDQAITAMDLQETLQEAGHTVVATARTYQEAIDAFRKYPVDLALIDIQLNGSRDGIDTAKELLAIRRIPIIYLTANSEIQTFQSAKETLPSAYLLKPFQSHELKLQIELAYHNFENAVQPTADVPPGHLFLPIDKGYEKIDTNNVLYLKADGSYVRVFMVGKETVHHISTSLSHLAQYFPQSNFFRLSRSLLVNINHIERLESNYLYMVNHKIPIQIPVASRKELMKKLTVIRTK; translated from the coding sequence ATGAATGGATTGAGAATATTAGTCGTTGAAGATCAGGCCATAACGGCTATGGATTTGCAGGAGACGCTTCAGGAGGCTGGTCATACGGTGGTAGCAACTGCCCGTACGTATCAGGAAGCAATAGACGCTTTTCGGAAATACCCGGTCGATCTGGCCCTGATCGACATCCAACTGAACGGATCTCGCGATGGTATTGACACCGCAAAGGAACTGCTGGCTATACGGCGTATTCCTATAATCTACCTGACGGCCAATTCGGAAATACAGACATTCCAGTCGGCCAAGGAAACGCTGCCCTCGGCTTATTTGCTGAAACCGTTTCAGAGCCATGAGCTGAAACTTCAGATTGAACTGGCCTACCATAATTTCGAAAATGCCGTACAGCCAACAGCCGACGTGCCGCCAGGGCACTTATTTTTACCCATCGATAAAGGATACGAAAAAATCGATACCAACAATGTGTTGTACCTCAAAGCCGATGGGTCGTATGTTCGGGTGTTTATGGTCGGTAAAGAAACGGTTCATCATATTAGCACCAGTCTGAGTCATTTGGCCCAGTATTTTCCGCAATCCAATTTTTTCCGGCTGTCGCGGTCGTTACTCGTAAACATCAACCACATCGAACGGCTGGAAAGCAATTACCTCTATATGGTCAACCATAAAATACCGATCCAGATACCGGTTGCCAGCCGTAAAGAACTAATGAAAAAACTGACCGTTATCCGAACCAAATAG
- a CDS encoding histidine kinase dimerization/phosphoacceptor domain -containing protein, giving the protein MFWSNPRSVCLLVLLSMALGQSRAQKAIHLSLNEKRLQNAQQTEQKALRENDSLLLAEAWYLYGKTHAFAGDYAASQRYFLKSLGIQERRGDSFELGRLYVRLYENESRQNDMDDALHYVRQSLQVFQRIHSDEGLLRAYGALGQAYEIVWDGQWQHDNVKSDSILACYNAVRTLGHRLNDTLAIAEADLLVGQFLTRTQNPKSITYLEKALHLYSLKHKPGIQINTMVHLATAYRLTGKPERAYAILQQAETLYKQANMNELDYLIGMEREFVDYYETTGQWAKAYQRLKKLSQLEKTMLLEDRNGAVSRINMEYESEKKESLLKSQKRELTLQAATLQTQQRFTLAVSALLMMTIGMSIVFFRLYRKNQRISRQNAELVKEQNHRVKNNLQIVSSLLNLQAKRLSDATAKKAVEESQLRVQSMAILHRRLYDGDKLAQVRLDEFIEELITGILHTYGFTHAEHHFSIDKIDLTADKAIPLGLIINELVTNSCKYAFPGNKDPLLWVSCRKTGSRIQLVVADNGPGLTKTDQPALEPMTRNATKMKTFGMTLIQSQVEQLDGVGIFNTNDRYTATGAVFTLEFTV; this is encoded by the coding sequence ATGTTTTGGTCAAACCCGCGTTCTGTGTGCCTGCTGGTACTGTTAAGTATGGCTTTGGGCCAAAGTAGGGCTCAGAAAGCGATACATCTGAGCCTTAACGAAAAACGACTTCAGAATGCGCAGCAAACAGAACAGAAGGCGCTTCGGGAAAATGATTCGCTGCTGCTGGCCGAAGCGTGGTATCTCTACGGTAAAACCCATGCATTTGCGGGCGATTATGCGGCCTCGCAGCGCTATTTTCTTAAATCGCTCGGAATCCAGGAACGTCGTGGCGATTCATTCGAGTTAGGCCGGCTTTATGTTCGCCTGTACGAAAACGAAAGTCGGCAGAACGACATGGACGATGCGCTGCACTATGTACGGCAGTCGCTTCAGGTATTTCAGCGAATTCATTCCGATGAAGGGTTATTACGGGCCTATGGCGCACTGGGGCAAGCCTACGAAATTGTGTGGGATGGACAGTGGCAGCATGATAACGTGAAGTCCGACAGCATTCTTGCCTGTTACAACGCGGTGCGAACACTGGGTCATCGGCTAAACGATACACTGGCTATTGCCGAAGCTGATCTGCTGGTTGGTCAGTTTCTGACCAGAACACAAAATCCAAAATCGATTACCTACCTCGAAAAGGCACTCCATCTCTACTCCCTAAAGCATAAACCAGGGATTCAGATCAATACAATGGTCCATCTGGCCACGGCTTATCGACTAACGGGCAAGCCCGAACGGGCCTATGCCATCCTGCAGCAGGCCGAAACACTATACAAGCAGGCAAACATGAACGAACTCGATTACCTCATCGGAATGGAACGTGAGTTTGTCGACTATTACGAAACAACTGGTCAATGGGCAAAAGCCTATCAGCGCCTGAAAAAGCTGAGCCAGTTGGAAAAGACCATGCTGCTGGAAGATCGGAATGGGGCTGTGAGCCGGATCAATATGGAGTATGAAAGTGAAAAAAAAGAATCGCTGCTAAAATCGCAGAAACGGGAACTGACGCTCCAGGCCGCTACCCTTCAAACACAACAGCGATTTACGCTCGCTGTATCGGCCCTGTTGATGATGACCATTGGCATGAGCATCGTTTTTTTTCGGTTATATCGAAAAAATCAGCGGATAAGCCGACAGAATGCAGAACTGGTTAAAGAACAGAATCATCGTGTTAAAAATAACCTCCAGATTGTATCGAGCCTGCTAAATCTCCAGGCCAAACGACTCTCCGACGCAACGGCTAAAAAAGCAGTCGAGGAAAGTCAGTTACGCGTTCAGTCAATGGCCATTCTGCACCGACGGCTCTACGATGGCGATAAGCTGGCTCAGGTTCGGCTTGACGAGTTTATTGAGGAGCTCATTACCGGAATCCTCCATACCTATGGATTTACCCATGCCGAACATCATTTTTCAATCGATAAAATTGATTTAACTGCTGATAAAGCCATTCCGCTGGGGTTAATTATTAACGAATTGGTAACTAATTCCTGCAAATATGCATTTCCTGGAAATAAAGACCCGTTGCTCTGGGTGAGTTGCAGGAAAACGGGTAGCCGCATTCAGCTTGTGGTGGCCGATAATGGTCCTGGATTAACAAAAACCGACCAACCCGCATTGGAGCCGATGACGCGCAATGCAACAAAAATGAAAACGTTTGGAATGACGTTAATTCAGTCGCAGGTTGAACAGCTCGATGGCGTAGGGATATTTAATACCAATGATCGGTATACGGCGACCGGTGCCGTATTTACACTGGAGTTTACTGTTTAA
- a CDS encoding nicotinate phosphoribosyltransferase: MTNKLYDTSLSLLTDLYQVTMAYGYWKSGTAEKEAVFNLYFRKNPFGGGFTIACGLTNVIGFIENFGFSKKDLRYLRSLTGSDGLPLFEEAFLDYLATLKLTCDIEAMPEGTVVFPNEPLVRVRGPILQCQLIETPLLNLINFESLIATKAARLRLVVEQDILLEFGLRRAQGVDGGMTASRAAYIGGCDATSNVLAGKLYGIPVRGTHAHSWVMSFENELEAFLTYANVMPNNITLLVDTYDTIQGVRNAIETGRQLKRQGHKLSAIRLDSGDLAYLSIEARKLLDEAGFTDTAIVASNDLDETIITSLKQQGAKINIWGVGTKLVTAFDQPALGGVYKLTALRHEPSVRASVGEWDYKMKLSEQAIKISTPGIQQVRRFRNEQGFVADMIYDESNARIAPTPTPMTMIDPLDFTKRRKFDADQPYEDLLVPVFRSGNCVYENPDIHTIRNRVQTQLAGLHPGVKRFVNPHTYPVGLEKHLHELKTELILKLREGA, from the coding sequence ATGACAAACAAACTTTACGACACCTCTCTTAGCTTACTGACTGATCTCTATCAGGTTACTATGGCATATGGGTACTGGAAATCCGGAACTGCCGAAAAAGAAGCTGTCTTTAATTTATACTTTCGGAAAAACCCGTTCGGCGGAGGGTTTACCATTGCCTGCGGGCTAACCAACGTGATCGGCTTTATTGAAAACTTCGGGTTTTCGAAGAAAGACCTGCGCTATCTGCGATCGCTTACGGGGAGCGATGGGTTGCCTCTCTTCGAAGAGGCTTTTCTGGACTACCTGGCAACGCTGAAACTCACCTGCGACATTGAAGCGATGCCGGAGGGCACGGTTGTTTTTCCGAACGAACCACTAGTGCGGGTACGCGGACCAATTCTGCAATGCCAGTTGATTGAAACACCGCTCCTGAACCTGATCAACTTCGAATCGCTCATTGCCACCAAAGCCGCTCGGCTGCGCCTGGTTGTTGAGCAGGATATCCTGCTGGAGTTTGGGCTGCGTCGGGCGCAGGGCGTCGATGGAGGCATGACGGCTTCGCGGGCCGCTTATATTGGTGGCTGCGACGCTACATCGAATGTGCTGGCCGGTAAACTCTATGGTATTCCGGTGCGGGGAACCCATGCGCATAGCTGGGTCATGTCGTTCGAAAACGAACTGGAAGCGTTTCTGACCTATGCTAACGTGATGCCAAACAACATTACCCTGCTGGTCGATACATACGATACGATACAGGGCGTGCGCAATGCTATTGAAACGGGGCGGCAACTCAAACGTCAGGGGCACAAACTGTCAGCCATACGACTCGATTCCGGCGATTTGGCCTACCTTAGTATCGAAGCCCGGAAATTGCTCGATGAGGCTGGATTTACGGATACCGCCATTGTGGCCAGTAATGATCTCGATGAAACCATTATAACCAGCCTGAAACAGCAAGGTGCCAAAATCAACATCTGGGGAGTGGGTACCAAACTCGTAACGGCCTTCGACCAGCCAGCTCTGGGTGGTGTTTATAAACTGACTGCCCTGCGGCACGAGCCGTCGGTGCGGGCCTCTGTGGGCGAATGGGACTACAAAATGAAGCTTTCAGAACAGGCTATCAAAATCTCAACACCTGGTATTCAACAGGTTCGGCGGTTTCGAAACGAGCAGGGCTTTGTGGCCGATATGATCTACGACGAAAGCAATGCCCGTATTGCGCCAACGCCAACACCCATGACCATGATCGACCCGCTGGATTTTACAAAACGTCGGAAATTTGATGCCGATCAGCCCTATGAAGATCTATTGGTGCCCGTGTTTCGGTCGGGAAACTGTGTGTATGAAAATCCCGATATTCATACCATTCGCAACCGGGTACAGACCCAGCTTGCGGGTTTGCATCCGGGCGTAAAACGATTTGTCAATCCGCATACCTATCCGGTTGGTTTAGAGAAACACCTGCACGAACTGAAAACCGAGCTGATCCTGAAACTTCGGGAAGGAGCCTGA